The window GAGATTCATCATCTTCCACCCATTCCTGCACATAAATCGAAGAAAAGGTGGTTTTGGCATTGCGCGCGACAACGCGCGTAATGCCCGCGTTGATAATCATCCGTTTACACATGGAACAGGGGGAAGCGTTTTCAACGTAATCGCCTGTTTTTACATCCCTGCCTACTAAGTAAAGCGTACTGCCGATCATATCCCGGCGGGAGGCGCTGATGATGGCGTTGGCCTCCGCATGAACGGAGCGGCAAAGCTCATAACGTTCGCCGCGCGGAACATTGAGCGATTCGCGCACACAGATGCCGGTGTCAATGCAGTTGCGGCGGCCCCGGGGCGCCCCCGTATAACCGGAAGATACAATCTCGTCATGCTGAACAATAATCGCGCCAAAATTCCTGCGCAGGCAGGTTCCGCGTTCCAATACGGTCTCAGCAATATCAAGGTAATAATTTTCTTTGTCTGTACGGTTCATTTTTATGCCTCCCAGTCCTTTTTCAGTAATCTTATCATATTGTATTTTCGACAGATAATCAATGGAAATCTGAGAATTTGTATGATATAATCATTAGATCACAGTATTTGTATATTTTAAGATCATCGGATATGCTTTTGAAATACCGGATCATTCTTATAAATAGATGAAGCGGAAACGATATGGAGAAAAAAATGGATTTATCGGATATCAGGACAATCAAGAACGTACTTGCGCGCCATGGCTTTAATATTTCAAAATCGCTGGGACAGAATTTTTTAATCAATTCGGAAATCTGCCCGCGCATGGCGGAAGAATGCGGTGCGGAAGAGACCGTCGGTGTTTTGGAAATCGGTCCGGGCGTGGGGGTATTGACGGCGGAGCTTGCAAAGCGCGCCGGAAAAGTTGTTTCGGTCGAGCTTGACAAAAGACTTCTGCCTGTTTTGGGTGAAACGCTTTCCGACTATGGCAATGTAAAAATCGTAAACGAGGATATTTTAAAAACAGATATTGAAAAGCTGCTCGAAACCGAATTTTCGAATAGGGAAGTGGCTGTATGCGCCAATCTGCCGTACTATATTACCTCTCCGGTCATTATGCGGTTTTTGGAGGAACGGCTGCCAATCCGTTCCATTACGGTTATGGTACAGAAGGAGGCGGCCCAGCGCCTTTGCGCCCTTCCCGGAACCCGCGCCTGCGGCGCGGTGAGTGCGGCGATACGGTACTTTTCCGAGCCTGAAATTCTTTTTGAAGTGGACCGCTCGAATTTCTTTCCGCAGCCGAACGTCGATTCTGCGGTAATTCATTTGCATGTTCTGAAAGAACCGCCGATCAAAATCAACAGTGAAAAGGATTTTTTTGCA of the uncultured Caproiciproducens sp. genome contains:
- the rsmA gene encoding 16S rRNA (adenine(1518)-N(6)/adenine(1519)-N(6))-dimethyltransferase RsmA; protein product: MEKKMDLSDIRTIKNVLARHGFNISKSLGQNFLINSEICPRMAEECGAEETVGVLEIGPGVGVLTAELAKRAGKVVSVELDKRLLPVLGETLSDYGNVKIVNEDILKTDIEKLLETEFSNREVAVCANLPYYITSPVIMRFLEERLPIRSITVMVQKEAAQRLCALPGTRACGAVSAAIRYFSEPEILFEVDRSNFFPQPNVDSAVIHLHVLKEPPIKINSEKDFFALVKAAFGQRRKTVLNSVAAGLAVGRETVAAALERAEITANARAEQLSMEQLAALSNEIFSEKL
- a CDS encoding deaminase — encoded protein: MNRTDKENYYLDIAETVLERGTCLRRNFGAIIVQHDEIVSSGYTGAPRGRRNCIDTGICVRESLNVPRGERYELCRSVHAEANAIISASRRDMIGSTLYLVGRDVKTGDYVENASPCSMCKRMIINAGITRVVARNAKTTFSSIYVQEWVEDDESLAGKFGY